The genomic segment TAAAAACAAAACCCAACATTTCCAGCATGTATTCGATCCTCTCCTATTTAAATTAACTAAAATCAAAAACGGTATTCAGTGCAGTAGAGGTGAATTGGGCCGGCTGTTTACATGTTTAATCATTACATTGTCCTCTTTAAACTAAAATGTTCTCTCAACCCAAAGAAGTTAAAATAATCAATACACCTGACGGATAATGGTGTAGACGTCAGCGTATTAAACCTTATTATACTAGTGTATATACAAGGCTGAATTATTAGCGAATGTTAGCAGTAGTACTACGCTAGTAACCAGGCTGAATTACTGGCGTACCAAGCCAAATGACAAGCGTACAGTAGAAGTTATACTAGCGTTGTCAAGCAGTCATAGCAGTGCGTACACCAGGCAGGCCTACCCACGTGTGTACTGCGGTATTACTATCGTATGTAAGGCAGTAAGTTGTCGTTGAACCACTTCTCGGTGAACTGCAGGTGGTTCCCATCGCTGGCCAGGAAGACCAGCTTGCCTGCCTTCTCCATGGCAGCCAGTCCCAGGCGGTCCTGCGGAGAACCAGTATGGAGCATTTGGAGCTCATTCATATGCACACTGCGTCTCTTGTCAGTCAACGTATTCCCATGAATTATAAAAACCACAAGTCTGAGTGAGGAATTGAAACTCGTCTCTGGGTAACTGCGTCTGATGACAGCAGGATTTACGTAGGTTTAAGTTTAACCATGCAATACTTTTCTCTTGGAACGTCGATGAATAAAATGTCAATCTAGCACTGGACAGTAAttcaatataattataataatggaCGTACGCTTTATTTCTTAAAAGCTTTTAACAGTTATGTTAAGTGCTGCCTCATACCCCCGTATAGAACAGGCTCTCCTGTAGGGTCTCCGTATGTTATGTCTTTCTTAAAAAAATGTTAAGTTATTTTAAGTGCTGACTCTTACCTCGGTATAGAGCAGGCTCTCCTGCAGGGTCTCCGTCTCTTTCGATTGGCCGGTCTTCAGGAAGCCGAACCACTACACAAACAGGAAGGAAGTGAGTATGTTTCGTTATGCAATGTCTTTCGTATCGTCTGTGTGTCACACAGTCACACCGCTGTGGCCGTGATGATGACTGGGGAATAGtgacacacatgcaacacacaccaTCTGCCTATTTCAGGAAGTATCTGGTGAGGATTTACGCAGTACTTGCTCGTAGTTCTACCTGGTAACGCTCAAGGGGTGATAGAAgtatatgcgtgtatgtgtacttgtgtgtatgGTTTTAGTGTACGTGAATGCAATTGGCTTGTATTGGACCCTCTACTTGCATAGTTCTTGGAAGGTTGTATCGAATAATTAGGAATGCACTGATATAAACTGTATTGGTTTAAGAAATATTGCTAAGCTATGAAAAGCTGATGAGGAACTTGACCCTAAGTCCCAAAACGGGGAAATTTGCAGTAGCAAGGGGTTAAAAAAGATAGTAAAGCCatctatatatattaataattgttttcATGAACAGGTTGTTCTCGCAAGTAATCGCAACTAATTGGGGctaaaatatttgtttctaaTTTAAAAGATGACAAATCGATTGGCCCTCGATTTGCACGCGTGCCTCAATGCCCCTACCTCCGTAACGCGTGGGTCCACCACGGTGTCATTCAGGAACTTGACCATGACGAACTTCTCCAGCAGCTGGAGATTCTTCTTGTAAGTTTCATTCACTACCTGCAGAGAAATTCAAATCACGGACATGAGATTCAAATCAGTGCAAGGAGATTCAAATCGCGGCAATGAAATTCACATCACCCAAATTAGAGTCACATCACTGCAATGAGAATTAGGAAAGGAAATACAACCGGAAGAGTGAAAGTAAAcctattttaaaataatttaaccaCTGCAACGTGTTCCCGTGTTCCCCAGGCTCGTGTATAAGCTTTCTCTGTTCATCCACACATTCTCCCTGACGGACTCCCACAGGAGGTTAAGAGCCTGGGTTGAAGCATGGCACCCTACTGACCCTCTCCTGGTTGATGTCAGCCAGGAACACGCTGTGTTTCTTGTACAGGTCGTCCTTCAGGGGGTCGTGCCAGTACTGCGCCTGGACCAggctgaggacacacacacacacacatgcaatgggCCGACGCTCCGCTTTATAGAACAATCACTACTGGGACCAGCTCAATACTGGGACCAGCTCAATCATGACTGAAAATCTGTTAAACAGTTAGAGATAGAGACAGGAgaagagagtgatggagagagagagacagaagagggtgacggagggagagaggcaggagaagacttatggagggagagagacaggagaagactgatggagggagagagacaggagaagactgatgaagagagagggggagtgagacaggagaagactgatggagagagagggagagacaggggaagagggtgatggaggttgaggtagagagacaatagaagagagagagacaggagaagagggtgatggagggagagagactggaggagCGGTTGATTGAGACAGcgggagaagcagagagagggattggTTGGAGGAAGGTGTGCCGAACAGGGCTCACTGTTTCTGCACCAAGTCGGAGTACGCTTCAGTGTTGAGCGCCTTGCGGATCCAGTTACAGATGACAGAGCTCTCCCCGGGACACCTGGGCAGACCGTACACACCTGGATGGACAGATAGACACCAGACGGGCAAACAGACTTTAGGGGTACATCCCAGTTCTACCATCTAACAACAACCAGAGTTCTACAGCTGGCATTGATTGGTTTAGCCTTTGACATCCAAAATCGCATTAGGTTCGTTAGTCTCTGATAATCAGTAGTCAAATGAATGGGTTATTATAAGTCAAATTTAATATTAACCCCAAAACGGATGACATAACAGGTTTGTTAACTAATGGTTTGATTTCAGACAAAGTGCCCTTGGGTTGTCATGGTGAACAAGAGCGACATTTTATTGTTGATGTTTACCTTGGTGTTGGCCCCCGACTGAGATCAGATTTTTCATTGGTGGAGAGGGACAGCGCTGGGCTACAGCCCGcctagagagggagacagagagacatggagaaatggagagacagggagagagtcatggagagacagagagacgtagagatcagagagacatagagaaacagagagagagtcatggagagacagagagacatagagaaacagagagagacatggagagacagagagacgtagAGATCAGAGAGCGAGAAATCAGCCATGTTGCTTTGGGTGAATCTCCTTGTGATGCAGATTTAAAAACAGTTAACTTCTGTTTCAATTAacatatttaaataacgacatacAATGACTACTGCAGCAATCTTCGCTACCTTGTGTACCGTTTTACCAATTTAGTAACGCATCAGTCCCGTTTATCTAAAGTGACCAAAAGTGAATTGTTTCAGTCGATCATTTCTTTAAGTCACAGGAAGTGGTCGgtgtgtcttgctcaaggaagtGTCTAGCATACAGTTGAACTACCGGAACTAACATCAGACAATGTTTTTCATTTAACGTTCAAGGACCACAGGTCATGGAATTAAATCAGAGCCCAGCAGGGGGGGCGTTGGTTCACCCACAGGAACTGGCCCCCCTGGGAGAAGCCCATGGCGTTGTAGCCCCCCTTTAGCTGGGGGTCCTGGGCCAGCTGGGCGCACACCTGGGTCACCTGCTGGTTCACATCCATGAAGAAGCTGTTTGATGTGTCctggaggatgagaggaggggaggggaggagaggaggggagggcaggggagaggagaggagaagaggggaggggagaggtggggagaggagaggagaggagatgagaggaggggagaagatacaagaggagaggaggggagaggagaggagggattcAACCTTCAGTGAGACACATCTCTCCCTGAGACACTCAGAGACTCATAGACTTGCATCGTTTGGTTGGGAATGACGAAGACAGGATGGTGTCATGGAGAAAGATAAAGGACACTTGATAATGACCCGCAATAGTGGAGTGTAATAGAAACAATATGGCAGGAAGACAGGAACCGGCCACATACATGTCTTTCTAATGAATTAACCTTTCAAAAGGTTCAGGTGAGCTAAGTGAACTGAAAAGGCGTGTGAAATTTGGTTCAGAGATTAGTCAAACTGAATCCCAATGAAGAAAATGATGCAGGGAACTGTGACGGCAGAGAGTAATGGtctccgccatcttggttctaaacccTTGCGTTCAGAGTCAAGATGGCGGCTGGGTGTAGGAGGTTCGTAGTGAGGGCACCTCGACGATGTTATTGCCGATCCTCAGCGACAGCACGTAGATCCCAGGAACATCGTCCTCGATCATCTTCTTGATCGCCCCCATACTGAGAGGGTTGCAACAGCTGTCGCCTGTAATCAGTACAGATGCGTTGATTTGTTGACGCCTTTAAATGGAGGAAAGCTTACGACAATGAAAAATGTTATTCATTGATCATCATATTCCATGCCTCCTGTTAAATGTTATAATTTAATGTTGGGATCTATTGATGCTGCTACTTATTTGTACTTATCTtttcttgtattgttgctgctttgTGACAGTTAAGGAACCAATCCTAAGAActttactcttgtgtacttaGTAACTGATTCTCATCATTCACAGACGTGAATGATCTCTGATACAGTTATGTTCTCGATCCAGTACTTTTCTCTGAGCTCACGTCACAGTGTAACCTCCAGCCCCTTTGAACAATATGTATAATGTGATCCAATATCACTCCGAGCTAGCCTCCCAGGGACATACCCATTCCGTGCCACATGACCAGAGGAAGGGTCCCATTGGTGGAGACCTTGCGGATAGGGTCAGCAGTAACCAACAGCAACGGGCAGGCTGCCAACAGGAGACGCATCAGGGGCGTGGCCATCTTGAACCCTGGAAACAACCACCCAGGATAAGGTAATGTAAAGAGGGACCTTTGTGTTATAACATAAGACGCGCTCCTTTTCGTGTATCCATGATGGCAAATTAATGGTATCACAGCCATAAGGTTGTCCATTAGCCATTAACTCCCTCCCACATACAGTATAACAAGTAGGCTACAGTACAAAAGAagattataaatataaagacATAAGAGATGTATTTTAAATAagaatacaatttaaaatacatatatatgcacagAAAATATGTCTTAGGCAGGGAGTAGTATAGCAAGACAAGTTGACTGCAAGCCTTTTAGATTACTATTTTGAAATGCTTGCTTACCCATGCGAGTTGAGTTAAGAGTGTTCTCAAAGAGTTACTTATTATCTATACAATTGACATGGACATTTGCTCAGAAACTTGCTACATTTGACCACGAATCCACAATGCATTACATCACTATTATGAATCAGCATTTAAGGCAAACCTCGTCTGGTGGAAATGGGTGAGTTTGAAGAGCCTTCGAGTTGAGGTTCCCTTTGTACCGACCACTGATGGCGCAACACCCTAAACCCGCAAGATTatttccaccaccaccctaataTTTGCGTTTATCGTGATAGCCTTATCAATGTTAACTAAcattacgacacacacacacacacactgaaacccaCCGCTTATGTTTCGCTTTCTTCCTGGCTGACTTGCCGGTCCTCTTATCACATGACACATTGTTTGAGGGCCGCCGACCAATCACGTTCAAATAGGGGGGCGTGGCGTCGCCAGGGCGGAAGTGTTCTAACTTGTgatctgtgttgttttttttagataTCCCCCTGTTCTCCTCCACTTACTAATCCGTATTATCTAACCCTACCGCATTGTCTGAACGAACCCCCTCGGGCGGTCACATTGGGTATGTAACGCCAGGCTTACATACTTAACCCCTGCGCGTCATGTTCATACGTCGGAGCAAGTCAGTGCAACTCAAAAGTTCACCAGGAATGAATATCTCACTCTCTAGGCGTTGATCAAAATAACATAGTTTAACTCAGATCGGCCATCTAAGCGAGGATCGGGGTTACAGGACCAGTGAAGCATGTCTATCCAGTACGGGGAGCCAGACATGGCTGGGAGCTACGGGGTGGTGGACTCGTTCCCCAAAGACTTCGGCTACGGGGGCGACGAGGCGGGCATCGACGATGACAGCTCGGCGTCAGCTGACACCCAGCCCAGGATACTGCTCATGGGGCTCCGCCGGAGCGGCAAGTCCTCCATCCAGAAGGTGAGCGTCGTGGTTCACTTGCGCTTATTAAAGAGGAAAGACATGCACCGATTGACAGTGCTCCATGTAGAAATGCGTAATTTTGTATTGGTTACGCATGCCCACATAGGTTCTTAACACATCACAGCTAAGCAAACATATGATCGTGGCTGACTCTTATGTATTGTAGGTCGTCTTCCACAAGATGTCGCCCAACGAGACGCTCTTCTTGGAGAGCACCAACAAGATCCACAAGGACGACCTCTCGGGAAGCTCCTTCGTCAACTTCCAGATCTGGGACTTCCCCGGACAGGTGGACTTCTTTGACCCCACGTTTGACGACGAAATGATCTTCACGGGCACCGGAGCCCTCATCTTCGTCATCGATGCCCAGGTGGGCCCATACACTCAAGTTTAGCCCCTTTATTAAAGTTAGAGATACACAGAAGTTTCTTACCACAGAAGAACCCCGTTGTAATAAACGTAGAGAAGGAACTTATGACCAGAGTAGGTGTATAGCagcaaaacaataacaaataaacaTTGTTGAATTAGGGTGAAAGTTAAATGATGAAGGTTTAGATGGCAAAAGCATCACTGAGACACGTTTTGATATTTGCTTTACATATCCTTCTTAAATACAGTATTTTTAAACCACAGTGTAACAAATGATTGCAGCTAGCTGCGACTATCATGACGATTCCGTCCGCCGTTACCATGACGACTATTATCCTATCCACTCCTGTTTCCGGGACAACAATGTAAATCCTATCCAATGTTACTCGGGCAACTCTTAATTGAATTCTGTCCATCGTAACCTTAACGGCTATCCGCTGCAACTATATAGATCCCCCCATTCTGTTTGCCTTTTGTAACCATGATGATCATGCCCGACTCGCATCCAtcggagctggaggaggtgagggagtcGTCCGCATCCATCGTAACCATGGCGATGACTCTaactctctccatcgcctttTAACCAGGACGACTACGTGGAGGCCCTGGGGCGGCTGCACGGGACGGTGTCGCGGGCGTACCGCGTCAACCCCCACATCAACTTCGAGGTGTTCATCCACAAGGTGGACGGCCTGTCGGACGACCACAAGATCGAGACGCAGAGGGACGTGTACCAGCGGGCCAACGACGACCTGGCCGACGTGGGGCTGGAGAAGCTCCACCTCAGGTAGACCGCCGCCCGGGGGCCACGCCCACGCCCCATCACGGCTGTATTAACATTTAGGCCGTGGACATCTGAAGAATAAGCCCCGCCTCCGGTTAACCTCGGTCAAATGTAGACGGGAAATAACATGGGGTGTATGAATGATCGTACGggacaaactctgtaggtggcgaagaggTAAGAGCTGCGTCACATTTTGAACCACACACTTTTTCCGTCTAGTTTCGACTTGagtttttggattgtcggtgccgtcaAGGTAGTAAACGATTATTAATGCTTTGACGAAAAAACCATGCAGTTCAAAACGGGACGCAGCTTATACTTGTTCGCCACCCACAGAGTTTGTCCTGTACGATCATTCATACACCCCATGTTGTTtaccatagacatttgaccgagggagCCTCGGCTTATTAATCATAGGTTTATTAGCAGACGCctttacatttgtcagaagaaagagaaacaatatattgctgtctgtacagtaaggagGTTCAAAGAACCAAGCACAATTCCTAGGTTATCCCATATGCTGAGTCGAAGTGAactttgaacaagtgagtcttgagtcttttgcagaagctggtgagcgactgcGGGGTGCTGACATTCATCTTATGTCATACATTCATGTGTTTTTAATATGTACATATtggggctttgacttcgaacttcgtgattcgaatataattcgaatatcaaaaaaaataaaaataattcgaacgaatattaggcagccctaaatattcgaacctgttatgggcaggccaagagggagagacgtcggagaacccatgcagtctattcataatattgtaatatccacggaagaggcagtgaatgaagtattgattagacagcgatttattagaaacataacaaacagttggaacacgcaagaccggtaaccatagcaacgcctgtaaacaaacctcgcaaagcccaatccagggctgaatccgaatactcatacttatagtatgcattttgtagtacgccacaaatatagcgtgtccgaatgctcagtgtgcattgtgtagtacggaaaacgtttccgaatgcgtactaccgccacagtatacaacggtaggtcactacgttaccagactacgagtctggtaacgaacgaagaagtgatggctgacccgacactaccaacagcggcttagaaagacgtcatagaaagcggcgaaaaaaagagacattaaaaagagtaaaaaagtaaagtaagttattaatttaatagcaacgatgacaagatggaaaacaggtaactaatcaaggtaattttgccggcatctgaggggagacacgtcatctccaaacatccggtggagttacggcggtgttcggaagagttcagaggcgttctacgcatagctgtagaccgtactacaagtgtagtacggtgtagaccgtactacaagtgtagtacggtcaagtagtagacactgaacataaatagtatgtactaagtactcggattcagcccaggtattactgaaggcatttaatggtcaaaatattattaataaatattcgaatatattcgaatactaatattaataaacaaacgaacttcgaatatgatttttggccaaaagtcaaagccctagtacATATCATGGTGTTAATCCGGGAGCTGTAATTGCACAGACATTTTACTGTACTGTATCTATTCCACAGtgcttttatttatattcacatTGTTACATGTAttttatgaatgtatatatCATTGTATTATCtatattatgttatgtttataGCAGGGTGTCCGCGCATCCTTAAATGTCttaagtcttaaattcatgtttctaaactgaaggccttaaaaagtcttaaattcgttagAAATGTCATATGGTGGTCTTAAAAACTGTAACTCAAGgacttaaatttgtcggggcaggactatttatttatttttttctcgtGGGACTTTTCAGGCTTCTTTCTCGCTAGCTGCATATCTAAACGATTATCTGCGTGCTTGCCAGCTAATCTGCGACAATGGGTAGGTGCAAATTCAAggacagttggctggaagacgtccgtttccgaagTTGGCTCGCGTCTGTTGCCAACCCCCACCATTGCGTGTTTTAGGTCTtagatttcattcaaggtggtattaaaaaggtcttaaaaagtcttatatttgacttgctgaaacctgcagatagtGTGTGCTGCTGTTATGACTGTATCTCCCCTCAGACACGATACAAGCTTCCATCTAATCTAATCAAGGTCATAAAAGCGTAG from the Gadus morhua chromosome 22, gadMor3.0, whole genome shotgun sequence genome contains:
- the ppt1 gene encoding palmitoyl-protein thioesterase 1 isoform X2; the encoded protein is MATPLMRLLLAACPLLLVTADPIRKVSTNGTLPLVMWHGMGDSCCNPLSMGAIKKMIEDDVPGIYVLSLRIGNNIVEDTSNSFFMDVNQQVTQVCAQLAQDPQLKGGYNAMGFSQGGQFLRAVAQRCPSPPMKNLISVGGQHQGVYGLPRCPGESSVICNWIRKALNTEAYSDLVQKHLVQAQYWHDPLKDDLYKKHSVFLADINQERVVNETYKKNLQLLEKFVMVKFLNDTVVDPRVTEWFGFLKTGQSKETETLQESLLYTEDRLGLAAMEKAGKLVFLASDGNHLQFTEKWFNDNLLPYIR
- the ppt1 gene encoding palmitoyl-protein thioesterase 1 isoform X1 — protein: MCHVIRGPASQPGRKRNISGFKMATPLMRLLLAACPLLLVTADPIRKVSTNGTLPLVMWHGMGDSCCNPLSMGAIKKMIEDDVPGIYVLSLRIGNNIVEDTSNSFFMDVNQQVTQVCAQLAQDPQLKGGYNAMGFSQGGQFLRAVAQRCPSPPMKNLISVGGQHQGVYGLPRCPGESSVICNWIRKALNTEAYSDLVQKHLVQAQYWHDPLKDDLYKKHSVFLADINQERVVNETYKKNLQLLEKFVMVKFLNDTVVDPRVTEWFGFLKTGQSKETETLQESLLYTEDRLGLAAMEKAGKLVFLASDGNHLQFTEKWFNDNLLPYIR
- the rragcb gene encoding ras-related GTP binding Cb is translated as MSIQYGEPDMAGSYGVVDSFPKDFGYGGDEAGIDDDSSASADTQPRILLMGLRRSGKSSIQKVVFHKMSPNETLFLESTNKIHKDDLSGSSFVNFQIWDFPGQVDFFDPTFDDEMIFTGTGALIFVIDAQDDYVEALGRLHGTVSRAYRVNPHINFEVFIHKVDGLSDDHKIETQRDVYQRANDDLADVGLEKLHLSFYLTSIYDHSIFEAFSKVVQKLLPQLPTLENLLNIFISHSGIEKAFLFDMVSKIYIATDSSAVDMQSYELCCDMIDVVIDISCIYGPIEDGGAYDKESLAIIKLNNTTVLYLKEVTRFLAVVCVLREESFERKGLIDYNFHCFRKAVHEVFEVGCRTQRNGGRPDDSLTSSTSTSSSTHAPNHRNYASHNGSMM